A single window of Prionailurus viverrinus isolate Anna chromosome F1, UM_Priviv_1.0, whole genome shotgun sequence DNA harbors:
- the SLC27A3 gene encoding LOW QUALITY PROTEIN: long-chain fatty acid transport protein 3 (The sequence of the model RefSeq protein was modified relative to this genomic sequence to represent the inferred CDS: inserted 1 base in 1 codon; deleted 3 bases in 3 codons) → MESIHWPQLLAPLPEGRGLRRRPSRARAVRAPSHPLAPLLAPVEGAGQARRPEFLGVSGETLGWPRAGKLCGRKPGPGRVWVPGRRGASAAVGRAGSAGPPPTHLLASAPRPWGGGGGWERGVCLRTRAPGKARSPRKSERPQFSGGSGGAERRTRAPWPGSCCLPPLLLLPPLLLLLRTLHIWPRLRWLAADLAFAVRVLRCNRALRARALAAAAADPRGPEGGCSLAWRLAQLARQRPAHVFLIHGARRFSYAEAERQSNRAARAFLRARGWDAGSGGGAGNERAAGAAGAAAPLTPGATVALLLPACPEFLWLWFGLAKAGLRAAFVPAALRRGPLLHCLRSCGARALVLAPELLESLEPDLPALRAMGLHLWAAGPETRLAGISDVLAEASAEADEPVPGYLSAPQSVMDTCLYIFTSGTTGLPKAARISHLKILQCQGFYQLCGAHQEDVIYLALPLYHMSGSLLGIVGCLGIGATVVLKSKFSAGQFWDDCQQHGVTVVQYIGELCRYLVNQPPSQAERGHKVRLVVGSGLRPDTWERFVRRFGPLQVLETYGLTEGNVATFNYTGQPGAVGRASWLYKHVFPFSLIRYDVTTGEPVRDTQGHCVATSTGEPGLLVAPVSQQSPFLGYAGGPELDRGKLLKDVFRPGDVFFNTGDLLVCDDQGFLRFXDRTGDTFRWKGENVATTEVAEALESLDFVQEVNVYGVTVPGHEGRAGMAALVLRPPYSLDLEQLYSHVSENLPPYAWPRFLRLQESLATTETFKQQKVRMTKEGFNPSALSDPLYVLDRAGGAYLPLTPARYSALLAGDLRI, encoded by the exons ATGGAAAGCATTCACTGGCCCCAGTTACTGGCGCCCTTGCCCGAAGGGAGGGGCCTCCGCCGTCGCCCCTCCAGAGCGCGGGCCGTCCGGGCCCCCAGCCATCCCCTGGCGCCGCTGCTGGCGCCGGTGGAGGGCGCGGGTCAGGCCCGGAGGCCCGAGTTCCTCGGTGTGTCTGGGGAGACGCTGGGGTGGCCTCGGGCCGGGAAGCTCTGTGGGAGAAAACCCGGCCCCGGGAGGGTGTGGGTTCCCGGCCGTCGGGGAGCGAGCGCGGcggtggggagggcggggagcgCGGGGCCGCCCCCCACGCACCTCCTGGCCTCGGCTCCGCGcccgtggggggggggaggggggtgggaaaggGGCGTGTGCCTGCGCACGCGCGCTCCCGGGAAGGCGAGGTCTCCGCGCAAAAGCGAGCGGCCCCAGTTTTCGGGAGGGAGCGGCGGCGCCGAGCGGAGGACGAGGGCGCCATGGCCGGGCTCCTGCTGCctgccgccgctgctgctgctgccgccgctcctgctgctgctgcggaCGCTGCACATCTGGCCGCGGCTGCGCTGGCTAGCGGCGGACTTGGCCTTCGCGGTGCGCGTCCTGCGCTGCAATCGGGCTCTCCGGGCGCGCGCCctggccgcggccgccgccgacCCGAGGGGCCCCGAGGGgggctgcagcctggcctggcgCCTCGCGCAGCTGGCCCGGCAGCGCCCCGCGCACGTCTTCCTCATTCACGGCGCGCGACGCTTTAGCTACGCGGAGGCCGAGCGTCAGAGCAACCGGGCTGCGCGCGCTTTCTTGCGCGCGCGGGGCTGGGACGCGGGGTCGGGCGGCGGCGCGGGGAACGAGCGGGCCGCCGGGGCGGCCGGCGCCGCGGCCCCTCTGACCCCCGGGGCCACCGTGGCGCTGCTGCTCCCCGCCTGCCCGGAGTTCCTGTGGCTCTGGTTCGGGCTGGCCAAGGCCGGCCTGCGCGCGGCCTTTGTGCCCGCCGCCCTGCGCCGGGGTCCCCTCCTGCACTGCCTCCGCAGCTGCGGCGCGCGCGCGCTGGTGCTGGCGCCAG AGCTCCTGGAGTCCCTGGAGCCTGACCTGCCGGCC CTGAGAGCCATGGGGCTCCATCTGTGGGCTGCAGGCCCCGAAACCCGTCTGGCCGGAATCAGCGATGTGCTGGCGGAGGCCTCAGCCGAAGCGGATGAGCCGGTGCCCGGGTACCTATCTGCCCCCCAGAGCGTAATGGACACGTGCCTGTACATCTTCACCTCCGGCACCACGG GCCTCCCCAAGGCTGCACGGATCAGCCACCTGAAGATCTTGCAGTGCCAGGGT TTCTACCAGCTGTGCGGTGCCCACCAGGAGGATGTGATCTACCTTGCCCTCCCGCTCTACCACATGTCTGGCTCCCTACTGGGCATTGTGGGCTGCCTGGGCATTG GGGCCACAGTGGTGCTCAAGTCCAAGTTCTCAGCTGGCCAGTTCTGGGACGACTGCCAGCAGCACGGGGTGACGGTGGTCCAGTACATCGGGGAGCTGTGCCGATACCTTGTCAACCAGCCCCCG AGCCAGGCGGAACGGGGGCATAAGGTCCGACTGGTGGTGGGCAGCGGGCTGCGCCCGGACACCTGGGAGCGTTTTGTGCGGCGCTTCGGGCCGCTGCAGGTGCTGGAGACGTATGGCCTAACGGAGGGCAATGTTGCCACTTTCAACTACACGGGCCAGCCAGGTGCTGTGGGGCGTGCTTCCTGGCTTTACAAg catgtcttccccttctctttgATTCGCTATGATGTCACCACAGGGGAGCCGGTTCGGGACACCCAGGGGCACTGTGTGGCCACATCTACAG GTGAGCCTGGGCTGCTGGTGGCCCCAGTGAGCCAACAGTCCCCCTTCCTCGGCTATGCTGGGGGACCAGAGCTGGACCGCGGGAAGCTGCTGAAGGACGTCTTCCGGCCTGGAGATGTTTTCTTCAACACTGGGGACCTGCTG GTCTGCGATGACCAAGGCTTTCTTCGCT CAGATCGTACTGGAGACACCTTCAG GTGGAAAGGGGAGAACGTGGCCACGACCGAGGTGGCGGAGGCCTTGGAGTCCCTGGATTTTGTTCAGGAGGTGAACGTCTACGGAGTTACCGTGCCAG GGCACGAAGGTAGGGCTGGGATGGCGGCCCTGGTTCTGCGTCCCCCCTACTCTCTGGACCTTGAGCAGCTCTACAGCCACGTTTCTGAGAACCTGCCGCCTTACGCCTGGCCTCGATTCCTAAGGCTCCAG GAGTCTCTGGCCACCACAGAAACCTTCAAGCAGCAGAAGGTTCGGATGACAAAGGAGGGTTTTAACCCGAGCGCACTGTCTGACCCCCTCTACGTTCTGGACCGGGCTGGGGGTGCCTACCTGCCCCTCACACCTGCCCGGTACAGTGCCCTCCTGGCTGGGGACCTTCGCATCTGA